One genomic window of Bombus fervidus isolate BK054 chromosome 14, iyBomFerv1, whole genome shotgun sequence includes the following:
- the LOC139994017 gene encoding glucose dehydrogenase [FAD, quinone] — protein MSIVTAATLAIKGATVLLGKVAIIPIIIAALAYYNYDLMDPENYPKVTKNIRKEYDFVVVGGGSAGSVVVNRLTENPKWNVLLLEAGGHETEITDVPILSLYLHKSKVDWKYRTQPQDSACQAMIDRRCCWTRGKVLGGSSVLNTMLYIRGNRRDFDQWESFGNPGWGYEDVLPYFKKSQDQRNPYLARNTRYHSTGGYLTIQDSPYNTPLGVAFLQAGEEMGYDIVDVNGEQQTGFAFYQYTMRRGTRCSAAKAFVRPIQLRKNFDLSLWSHVTKVLIDPRTKKAYGVEFIREGRKEVVYARKEVILSAGAINSPQLLMLSGIGPRQHLEEVGITVVHDSPGVGQNLQDHIAVGGLAFLIDYPISTVMTRLVNLNSALRYAITEDGPLTANVGLESVGFISTKYANQSDDWPDIEFMLTSSSTSSDGGTHVKNAHGLTDDFYNRVFQNINYRDLFGVFPMLLRPKSRGFVKLKSKNPLDYPLMYHNYLTDPYDVNVLREGVKAAIAFGETSSMKRFGARFHNRALPNCNHIPMFTDEYWNCAVRQYTMTIYHMSCTAKMGPPTDPMAVVDPELRVYGVTGLRVIDASIMPTITNGNINAPVIMIGEKGADLVKKQWLSRRKRDNATIVAT, from the exons ATGAGTATCGTGACAGCAGCCACGTTGGCGATAAAGGGTGCCACTGTTTTACTTGGAAAGGTGGCGATAATTCCTATTATCATAGCGGCTCTAGCATACTACAATTACGATCTGATGGATCCTGAGAATTATCCTAAAGTGACGAAGAATATACGGAAAGAATACGATTTTGTGGTGGTGGGAGGTGGATCGGCCGGAAGCGTGGTTGTGAACAGACTTACAGAAAATCCTAAGTGGAATGTGCTGTTGTTAGAGGCTGGAGGACACGAAACCGAGATAACGGATGTCCCTATACTATCCCTTTATTTGCACAAGAGCAAAGTGGATTGGAAATACAGGACTCAGCCGCAAGATTCCGCTTGTCAAGCGAtgatcgatcgacgatgctgTTGGACCAGAGGAAAG GTTTTGGGTGGCTCGAGCGTGCTTAACACGATGCTCTACATTCGAGGAAATCGACGAGATTTCGATCAGTGGGAAAGTTTCGGAAACCCTGGGTGGGGTTACGAGGATGTTCTGCCTTATTTCAAAAAATCTCAAGATCAAAGAAATCCCTATTTAGCTCGCAACACTAGATACCATAGCACTG GAGGGTATCTGACGATTCAGGACTCACCCTACAACACACCTCTAGGAGTGGCCTTTCTACAGGCCGGCGAAGAGATGGGCTACGACATAGTAGACGTAAACGGAGAGCAACAGACGGGCTTTGCTTTCTACCAATACACCATGCGAAGAGGAACGAGATGCAGCGCCGCGAAAGCATTCGTCAGACCCATTCAATTGCGAAAAAACTTTGATCTATCCCTGTGGAGTCACGTAACCAAGGTCCTGATCGATCCACGAACGAAAAAAGCCTACGGCGTCGAGTTCATCAGAGAAGGCCGAAAAGAGGTAGTCTACGCCAGGAAGGAGGTCATTCTTTCGGCGGGTGCCATAAATTCCCCTCAGCTGTTAATGCTCTCGGGAATTGGACCTAGACAACACCTGGAAGAAGTGGGAATTACAGTGGTCCACGATTCTCCTGGAGTCGGACAAAACCTGCAGGATCACATCGCGGTGGGTGGTCTAGCTTTCTTGATCGATTACCCGATCAGTACCGTGATGACTCGCCTGGTGAACCTTAATTCCGCTCTACGGTACGCCATCACGGAAGACGGACCATTAACCGCGAACGTAGGCTTAGAGTCCGTAGGTTTTATCTCGACGAAATACGCGAATCAAAGCGACGATTGGCCCGACATAGAGTTCATGCTGACCTCTTCCTCCACTAGCTCCGACGGAGGCACGCACGTGAAAAATGCTCACGGACTCACGGACGATTTTTACAACCGAGTATTCCAGAACATTAATTACCGCGACCTGTTCGGGGTGTTCCCCATGCTTCTCAGGCCTAAATCTCGCGGTTTCGTGAAACTGAAGTCGAAAAACCCTCTGGATTATCCCCTGATGTACCACAATTATTTGACCGACCCTTACGACGTGAATGTCCTGAGGGAAGGCGTGAAGGCTGCGATAGCTTTCGGAGAGACGAGCAGCATGAAAAGATTCGGTGCCAGATTTCACAATCGCGCTCTACCCAACTGTAACCACATACCTATGTTCACCGACGAATACTGGAACTGTGCCGTACGACAATACACTATGACGATCTATCATATGAGCTGTACAGCGAAAATGGGTCCACCGACCGACCCCATGGCCGTCGTCGACCCCGAACTCAGAGTCTACGGTGTGACCGGGTTGAGGGTAATCGACGCGTCCATTATGCCGACGATCACCAACGGGAACATAAACGCACCGGTGATCATGATCGGAGAGAAAGGCGCGGATTTGGTTAAGAAGCAATGGCTATCACGGAGGAAAAGGGACAACGCCACGATCGTCGCTACGTGA
- the LOC139994016 gene encoding glucose dehydrogenase [FAD, quinone] has product MAIGLTTLLGTASVLGFSLIPLLAIGLSVFRYNQADPESHPTDARQLLRMYDFIVVGGGSAGAVIASRLSEVSNWTVLLVEAGGDENEISDVPVLAGYTQLSEMDWKYQSSPPTVSAYCLAMIGDRCNWPRGKVLGGSSVLNAMVYVRGNRRDYDNWARLGNVGWSYDEVLPYFLKSEDNRNPYLARTPYHAMGGYLTVQESPWRTPLSIAFLQAGQELGYENRDINGAYQTGFMLTQSTIRRGSRCSTAKAFLRPVRNRQNLHIAMNSQALRVVFNDDKRATGIEILRDGRQQVIRVRREIVLSAGTINSAQLLMLSGIGPREHLAEFDIPVISDLRVGDNLQDHVGLGGLTFVVNEPISLKKDRFQTMPVMMEYVLNERGPMTNPGVEGLAFVNTRYADKSDDYPDIQFHFAPSSINSDGGDQIKKILGLRDRVYNTMYKPLTHAETWSILPLLLRPRSSGWVRLKSKNPLVYPDINPNYFTHKEDMDVLIDGIRIALQLSNTTAFQRFGSRPHTIRMPGCHRYLFDTYDYWECAIRHFTFTIYHPTGTCKMGPRSDSTAVVDPRLRVYGVKGLRVADASIMPTIVSGNPNAPAIMIGEKASDIIKEDWMYKRERYVGR; this is encoded by the exons ATGGCAATAGGGTTAACTACTTTGCTAGGAACTGCATCGGTCCTCGGATTCAGTCTGATTCCTCTCCTAGCGATTGGCTTGTCCGTATTTCGGTACAATCAAGCGGATCCAGAATCTCATCCGACCGATGCCCGCCAG CTTCTACGAATGTACGATTTCATAGTGGTCGGTGGAGGAAGCGCGGGTGCGGTGATAGCATCGAGATTGTCAGAGGTATCGAATTGGACCGTGTTGCTCGTGGAAGCAGGCGGtgacgaaaatgaaatttcggaCGTTCCCGTATTGGCTGGGTATACCCAGCTCTCGGAAATGGATTGGAAATACCAAAGTTCGCCACCGACCGTTTCGGCTTATTGCCTCGCCATGATCGGCGATAGATGCAACTGGCCACGTGGAAAGGTGCTTGGTGGCAGCAGCGTGTTGAACGCCATGGTTTATGTCCGGGGTAATCG CCGTGACTACGACAATTGGGCTAGACTGGGCAACGTCGGCTGGAGTTACGACGAGGTTCTGCCGTACTTCCTGAAATCCGAGGACAACCGCAATCCCTACCTCGCAAGGACGCCCTATCATGCCATGGGTGGTTATCTGACTGTGCAAGAGTCCCCGTGGAGGACACCGTTATCGATCGCGTTTTTGCAAGCTGGTCAGGAGCTTGGCTATGAGAATCGCGACATAAACGGCGCGTATCAGACCGGTTTCATGTTAACCCAGTCAACGATACGTCGAGGCAGTCGTTGCTCCACCGCGAAAGCGTTCCTCAGACCGGTGAGGAACAGGCAGAATCTCCATATAGCGATGAACTCGCAAGCGTTGAGGGTGGTGTTCAACGACGACAAGAGAGCCACCGGTATCGAGATCCTTAGGGATGGTCGTCAGCAAGTAATAAGAGTCAGACGGGAGATCGTTTTATCGGCTGGCACGATCAACTCGGCCCAACTGCTGATGTTATCCGGAATCGGGCCTAGAGAACACTTGGCGGAGTTCGATATACCCGTGATATCGGATTTGAGAGTCGGCGACAATCTTCAGGACCATGTGGGTCTTGGTGGACTGACGTTCGTAGTCAACGAACCGATCAGCCTCAAGAAGGATCGTTTTCAAACCATGCCCGTGATGATGGAGTACGTTCTAAACGAAAGGGGTCCGATGACCAATCCCGGAGTAGAAGGATTGGCCTTCGTCAACACCAGATACGCGGACAAATCGGACGACTATCCCGATATTCAGTTCCATTTCGCCCCAAGTTCCATCAATTCCGACGGCGGAGATCAGATTAAGAAGATCTTAGGTCTGCGAGATAGAGTGTACAATACCATGTACAAACCGCTGACTCACGCTGAAACCTGGTCCATTCTGCCGCTTCTATTGAGACCCAGAAGTTCCGGCTGGGTGCGTTTAAAGAGCAAGAACCCATTAGTCTATCCAGACATTAATCCGAATTATTTCACGCACAAAGAGGACATGGACGTTCTTATCGATGGCATTAGGATCGCGTTACAGTTATCCAACACGACGGCCTTTCAGAGATTCGGTTCCAGGCCGCACACTATCCGTATGCCTGGATGCCACAGGTATCTATTCGACACTTACGACTATTGGGAATGCGCGATTCGACATTTCACTTTTACGATTTATCATCCCACCGGAACCTGCAAAATGGGTCCAAGGAGCGACTCTACGGCTGTCGTGGATCCGAGATTAAGAGTGTACGGGGTGAAAGGATTGAGAGTGGCAGACGCGTCGATCATGCCCACGATCGTCAGTGGAAATCCGAACGCTCCTGCTATTATGATCGGTGAAAAGGCAAGCGATATTATCAAGGAGGACTGGATGTACAAAAGAGAACGATACGTGGGAAGGTGA